A genomic window from Raphanus sativus cultivar WK10039 unplaced genomic scaffold, ASM80110v3 Scaffold1598, whole genome shotgun sequence includes:
- the LOC108822703 gene encoding uncharacterized protein LOC108822703: MASSSSLTLLAPTSSSSSSPPNCERHVFPSFHGADVRKSFLSHVLKELRSKGIDLFLDNDMERSKSIGPELVEAIRGSRIAIVLLSKNYASSTWCLNELAEIIKCRERFGQTVIPLFYELDPTHVKKQTGDFGKVLLKTCKGKAQEDIQRWKCALTEVAQITGYHSTNWKTEAKMIEDIATEVSNKLNLSAPSSDFDYLVGIESQMTRMRPFLQLDSDDVRKIGIWGPPGIGKTTVARSLFNRYSQDFQLSVFIDNIKTKYAIPASSDDYSVKLYLQKQLMSQLTNETGISISHLGVVKDRLKDKKVLVVLDDVDHLVQLEAMAKETYWFGPGSRIIVTTQDQRVLKASGINHIHRVKLPSYGEALQMFCMYAFDQKYPKDGFEKLCCEVVNLVGRLPLGIKVMGSYFRGMSEQDSTEALPRLKAHLDRDGEIANILKFSYDALNDEDKRLVLHIACFFNGERNGMVESCLEKSFEDVRQGLRVLSEKSLISIENRWIYMDKLLVQLGKQVVRKESVSEPGKRQFLIDAIDIGEVLHDDKAGSSSVIGISFEHTEAITWTGERSFERLSNLQFLKIHGHGINPKSMNYMSRKLRVLDWRKFNMSCFPSNFNPEFLVELRMTDSSLEKLWEGNKPLSNLKRMDLSSSRRLKELPDLSTATNLYDLNLNCCSSLLTLPSSIGSAINLKYLDLCLCSSLVELPSSMRNLRKLSRLVLYKCSKLEVVLANINLESLEELDLSGCSLAKSCTESSTEIEELDPWLPDLLGEHPSDWSLLENYTESSTNIQELDPCIGRVSSLKKLVLRGMKKLVSLPQLPDSLLYLDASDCETLERLDCSFRNPNIILNFKNCFKLNQEAKDLIIQTPTYRYAVFPAEEVPICFSHRSYGSSLTVKLNQMPLGKSTKFKAGIICADVDEAYWGSVCCTITSGRNSLAYCKKAVDVSFVGHLLTFEVEVETEEVTSTELIFDFELLGSKSKICKIKEYGIFQLPECQPSSSNRIGCGCGSNTTAFCYLLKMISRAVDKLESNHDQKILPVFVTLDPVRNTPSHLHAYLKEFDDRILGLTGSASAMRQMAQEYRVYFKKVQEDGDDYLVDTSHNMYLLNPKMEVVRCFGVEYNPDDLSQEFFLLTKKLYDRDLLFNIAMDSFFAGTNVAAAAICFYALLGTIFFNKKSRSHQENTKMASSSLTLLAPVSSLPRNWIHHVFPSFHGEDVRKTFLSHVLKELRSKGINSFFDDDMERSKLIGPELIEAIRGSRIAIVLLSRNYASSTWCLNELVEIIKCRERFGQTVMPLFYEVDPTDVKKQTGDFGKVFRKTCRGKTKEDIQRWKCALTEVAQITGYHSTNWKTEAKMIEVIATEVSNKLNLSAPSSDFEDLVGMESHMTRMRPLLLLDSDEVRKIGIWGPPGIGKTTIARSLFNQHSQDFQLSVFIDNIKTKYAIPASSDDYSVKLHLQKQLMSQLTNETGISISHLGVVKDRLKDKKVLVILDDVDHLVQLEAMAKETYWFGPGSRIIVTTQDQRVLKASGINHIHKVDLPSNDEALQMFCMYAFDQKYPKDGFQKLSYEVRNLVGGLPLGLRVMGSYFRGMSEQDWTEAVPRLRTHLDRDGEIASILKFSYDALNDEDKSLFLHIACFFDGEQDGVVERCLERCFKDVRRGLRVLCEKSLVYMDMVWIKMPELLVQLGRQIVRKECVSEPGKRQFLNDARDIGEVLSDDKASNSSVIGINLERNEEITWTSERGFERLSNLQFLKIHSYGISRLSMNDISRKLKVLIWPMFPMACFPSRFNPEFLVVLRMNNSRLEKLWEENKPLKNLKWMDLRHSESLKEFPDLSAATNLYDLDLSFCSSLVKLPFSIGNAINLQKLNLNFCVSLVDLPSSMRNLGRLSKLELKGCSKLQVNLASINLESLEELDLSDCSLLEIYPESSTNIQELDPCIWRISILQTLLMKRMKKLVSLPQLPDSLLYLEAEYCGSLERLDCSFRNPDIRLNFAYCFKLNQEAKDLIIHTRTNQYAVFPAISVPMCFTYRSSGSSVTVKLNQMPLCKSTKFKACVIFSGRDDTYRGSVCCTITSGGNSLTYCNKKVEVFFVWHLYTFEVEVQTEEVTSTELVFEFDINYKQSSYNFKRLKIKECGIFQLTDSGVLGHSQLKPEPRAPTLLWAPLFHDPYFFLKRKLCN; encoded by the exons atggcttcttcttcttctttaactctTTTGGCACcaacgtcttcttcttcttcttcgcctccCAATTGTGAACGCCATGTCTTCCCAAGCTTCCACGGGGCTGATGTCCGCAAATCCTTTCTGAGCCACGTTCTCAAGGAGCTCAGAAGCAAAGGAATCGACCTATTCCTTGACAATGATATGGAGAGAAGTAAATCGATAGGTCCTGAGCTCGTAGAAGCTATTAGAGGATCGAGGATTGCGATTGTCTTGCTCTCTAAGAACTATGCTTCGTCCACATGGTGCTTGAACGAGCTGGCTGAGATCATCAAGTGCAGAGAACGGTTTGGTCAAACAGTGATACCCCTTTTCTATGAACTGGATCCAACTCATGTAAAGAAGCAGACCGGTGACTTTGGGAAGGTCTTGTTAAAAACTTGCAAAGGTAAAGCACAGGAAGACATCCAGAGGTGGAAATGTGCTCTGACGGAAGTGGCTCAAATCACAGGTTACCATTCAACAAACTG GAAGACTGAAGCAAAGATGATTGAAGATATTGCCACTGAAGTTTCGAACAAGTTGAACCTTTCTGCACCATCCAGTGATTTCGACTACTTAGTTGGGATAGAATCTCAGATGACACGAATGAGACCATTTTTACAGCTAGACTCGGATGATGTGAGAAAAATAGGGATTTGGGGCCCGCCTGGGATTGGTAAGACCACTGTTGCTAGATCTTTATTCAACCGGTACTCTCAAGATTTTCAACTGAGTGTCTTTATAGATAATATCAAAACAAAGTATGCCATACCAGCTTCTTCCGATGACTACAGTGTGAAGTTGTATTTACAGAAGCAGCTTATGTCTCAACTAACCAACGAGACAGGTATCAGTATTTCACATTTGGGAGTCGTCAAAGATAGGTTGAAAGATAAGAAAGTTCTTGTGGTCCTTGATGATGTGGATCATTTAGTACAACTGGAAGCCATGGCAAAAGAAACTTATTGGTTTGGTCCTGGGAGTCGGATTATAGTAACAACACAAGATCAAAGGGTTTTAAAAGCAAGTGGGATCAACCATATACACAGGGTGAAATTACCATCATATGGTGAAGCTCTTCAAATGTTCTGCATGTATGCTTTTGATCAGAAATACCCAAAGGATGGTTTCGAGAAGCTTTGTTGTGAAGTTGTGAATCTTGTAGGTAGACTTCCGTTGGGGATAAAAGTTATGGGCTCATATTTTCGGGGAATGTCTGAGCAAGATTCGACAGAGGCTCTACCAAGATTAAAGGCACACCTTGACCGAGATGGAGAAATTGCAAACATTTTAAAGTTTAGTTATGATGCCTTAAATGATGAAGATAAAAGATTAGTTCTCCATATAGCCTGCTTTTTCAACGGTGAACGAAATGGTATGGTGGAAAGTTGTCTAGAAAAATCTTTTGAGGATGTAAGACAAGGGCTTCGCGTCTTATCTGAAAAATCTCTCATATCTATTGAAAATAGATGGATATATATGGATAAGTTGCTAGTCCAACTTGGAAAACAAGTTGTGCGAAAAGAATCTGTTAGTGAACCTGGAAAACGCCAGTTTTTGATTGATGCAATCGATATTGGTGAAGTACTTCATGATGATAAAGCT GGTAGTAGCAGTGTCATAGGAATATCTTTTGAGCATACGGAGGCCATAACATGGACGGGTGAAAGATCCTTTGAAAGATTGTCTAATcttcagtttttaaaaattcatggTCATGGCATCAATCCGAAAAGTATGAATTACATGTCCCGAAAACTAAGAGTACTAGATTGGCGGAAGTTCAACATGTCATGTTTTCCTTCAAATTTTAATCCAGAGTTCCTAGTCGAACTACGCATGACTGATAGCAGTCTTGAGAAATTGTGGGAAGGAAATAAA CCGCTAAGCAATCTCAAGCGGATGGATTTGAGTTCTTCAAGAAGATTGAAAGAGCTTCCTGATCTCTCAACTGCCACTAATCTATATGACTTGAACCTCAACTGTTGCTCAAGCCTGCTGACGCTCCCTTCCTCTATTGGGAGCGCAATTAATCTGAAATACTTGGATCTCTGTCTTTGTTCGAGTCTGGTGGAGCTACCTTCTTCTATGAGAAACCTTCGTAAATTGTCGAGATTGGTATTATACAAATGCTCAAAGTTAGAGGTTGTTCTGGCCAACATCAACTTGGAATCTCTAGAAGAACTCGATCTCTCAGGTTGCTCTTTGGCGAAAAGTTGTACTGAGAGTTCAACAGAAATTGAAGAGCTTGATCCATGG CTTCCGGATTTGCTAGGAGAACATCCCTCAGATTGGtctttgttggaaaattatACTGAGAGTTCCACAAACATTCAAGAGCTTGATCCATGCATAGGGAGAGTATCTAGTCTAAAAAAACTAGTACTAAGGGGAATGAAGAAGCTGGTATCACTCCCACAGCTTCCGGATTCGCTATTGTATCTCGATGCTTCCGATTGTGAGACACTGGAGAGACTAGATTGCTCCTTTCGCAATCCAAATATTATTCTCAACTTCAAAAATTGCTTCAAACTAAATCAAGAAGCTAAAGATCTCATCATCCAGACGCCTACTTATCGGTATGCGGTCTTTCCTGCTGAAGAAGTGCCTATCTGTTTCAGTCACCGATCTTATGGGAGCTCCTTAACTGTGAAGCTGAATCAGATGCCTCTTGGCAAATCAACCAAATTTAAGGCTGGCATCATTTGTGCTGATGTGGATGAAGCATATTGGGGATCTGTCTGTTGTACCATCACGTCCGGAAGGAATTCTCTCGCTTATTGTAAAAAGGCAGTAGATGTATCTTTTGTGGGGCATCTGTTGACATTCGAGGTTGAGGTTGAAACAGAGGAGGTCACTTCCACCGAGCTTATTTTTGATTTCGAGCTTCTCGGTTCGAAATCCAAAATATGTAAGATAAAAGAATACGGGATATTCCAGCTCCCGGAG TGTCAACCAAGCAGCAGCAATAGGATCGGTTGTGGCTGTGGTTCTAATACAACAGCATTTTGTTATCTGCTTAAGATGATCTCCAGAGCTGTTGATAAATTAG AGTCTAATCATGACCAAAAGATTCTGCCTGTCTTTGTTACTCTTGACCCTGTACGAAACACACCTTCTCATCTCCATGCCTACTTGAAAG AATTTGACGATAGAATACTTGGATTGACTGGATCAGCAAGTGCAATGAGGCAAATGGCACAGGAGTATCGTGTTTATTTCAAGAAGGTTCAAGAAGATGGAGATGATTACCTCGTTGATACTTCTCATAACAT GTACTTGTTGAATCCGAAGATGGAGGTTGTGAGATGCTTTGGAGTTGAGTATAATCCAGATGACCTCTCACAAGAG TTCTTCCTCCTAACTAAAAAGCTCTACGATCGTGATCTTCTCTTCAACATAGCAATGGATTCTTTTTTTGCCGGTACCAatgttgctgctgctgcaatATGCTTCTACGCCCTTTTAGGTACaatatttttcaacaaaaaatcaAGATCACATCAAGAAAACACCaaaatggcttcttcttctttaactctTTTGGCTCCTGTGTCTTCTTTGCCTCGTAATTGGATACATCATGTCTTCCCAAGCTTCCACGGGGAAGATGTCCGCAAAACCTTCCTCAGCCACGTTCTCAAGGAGCTGAGAAGCAAAGGAATCAACTCATTCTTTGACGATGATATGGAGAGGAGTAAGCTGATCGGTCCTGAGCTCATAGAAGCTATTAGAGGATCGAGGATTGCTATTGTCTTGCTCTCGAGGAACTACGCTTCGTCGACATGGTGCTTGAACGAGCTGGTGGAGATCATAAAGTGCAGAGAAAGGTTTGGTCAAACAGTGATGCCCCTTTTCTATGAAGTGGATCCAACTGATGTAAAGAAGCAGACCGGTGATTTTGGGAAGGTCTTCCGAAAAACTTGTAGAGGGAAAACAAAGGAAGACATCCAAAGGTGGAAATGTGCTTTGACAGAAGTGGCTCAAATCACAGGTTACCATTCAACCAACTG GAAGACTGAAGCAAAGATGATTGAAGTTATTGCCACTGAAGTTTCAAACAAGTTAAACCTTTCTGCACCATCTAGTGATTTTGAAGACTTAGTTGGGATGGAATCTCATATGACAAGAATGAGACCGTTGTTACTGCTAGATTCAGATGAAGTGAGAAAAATAGGGATTTGGGGTCCGCCTGGTATTGGAAAGACCACTATTGCTAGATCTTTATTCAACCAACATTCTCAAGATTTCCAACTGAGTGTATTTATAGATAATATCAAAACAAAGTATGCAATACCAGCTTCTTCCGATGACTACAGTGTGAAGTTGCATTTACAGAAGCAGCTTATGTCTCAACTAACCAACGAGACAGGTATCAGTATTTCACATTTGGGAGTCGTCAAAGATAGGTTGAAAGACAAGAAAGTTCTTGTCATCCTTGATGATGTAGATCATTTAGTACAACTGGAAGCCATGGCAAAAGAAACTTATTGGTTTGGTCCTGGGAGTCGGATTATAGTCACAACACAAGATCAAAGGGTTTTAAAAGCAAGTGGGATCAACCATATACACAAGGTGGATTTACCATCAAATGATGAAGCTCTTCAAATGTTCTGCATGTATGCTTTTGATCAGAAATACCCTAAGGATGGTTTCCAGAAGCTTTCTTATGAAGTTAGGAATCTTGTAGGTGGACTTCCCTTGGGGCTGAGGGTTATGGGATCTTATTTTCGGGGAATGTCTGAGCAAGATTGGACAGAGGCAGTACCAAGATTAAGGACACACCTTGACCGAGATGGAGAAATTGCGAGCATTTTAAAGTTTAGTTATGATGCCTTGAATGATGAAGATAAAAGTTTATTTCTCCATATAGCCTGCTTTTTCGATGGTGAACAAGATGGTGTGGTGGAAAGATGTCTAGAAAGATGTTTTAAGGATGTGAGACGAGGGCTTCGCGTCTTATGTGAAAAATCTCTCGTATATATGGATATGGTATGGATAAAGATGCCTGAGTTGCTAGTCCAACTAGGACGACAAATTGTGAGAAAAGAATGTGTTAGTGAACCTGGAAAACGCCAGTTTTTGAATGATGCAAGGGATATTGGTGAAGTACTTAGTGATGATAAAGCA AGTAATAGCAGTGTTATAGGAATAAATCTTGAGCGGAATGAGGAAATAACATGGACGAGTGAAAGAGGCTTTGAAAGATTGTCTAATCTTCAATTCTTAAAAATTCATAGTTATGGCATCAGTCGGCTAAGTATGAACGACATATCCCGAAAACTCAAAGTACTAATTTGGCCGATGTTCCCCATGGCATGTTTTCCTTCAAGATTCAATCCAGAGTTCCTTGTCGTACTACGCATGAATAATAGCAGACTTGAGAAATTGTGGGAAGAAAATAAA CCGCTGAAAAATCTCAAGTGGATGGATTTGAGACATTCAGAAAGTTTGAAAGAGTTTCCTGATCTCTCAGCTGCCACTAATCTATATGACTTGGATCTCAGCTTTTGCTCAAGCCTGGTGAAGCTTCCTTTTTCTATCGGGAACGCAATTAATCTCCAAAAACTAAACCTCAATTTTTGTGTGAGTCTGGTGGATCTCCCTTCCTCTATGAGAAACCTTGGTAGATTGTCGAAATTGGAGTTAAAGGGATGCTCAAAGTTACAGGTTAATCTGGCCAGCATCAACTTGGAATCTCTAGAAGAACTCGATCTCTCAGATTGCTCTTTGTTGGAAATTTATCCTGAGAGTTCCACAAACATTCAAGAGCTTGATCCATGCATATGGAGAATATCTATTCTACAAACACTTTTAATGAAACGAATGAAGAAGCTGGTATCGCTCCCACAGCTTCCGGATTCCCTATTGTATTTAGAAGCAGAATATTGTGGGTCCCTGGAGAGACTTGATTGCTCCTTTCGCAATCCAGATATTCGTCTTAACTTCGCATACTGCTTCAAACTGAATCAAGAAGCTAAAGATCTCATCATCCACACGCGGACCAATCAATATGCGGTCTTTCCAGCTATATCAGTACCTATGTGCTTCACTTACCGATCTTCCGGGAGTTCTGTAACTGTGAAGTTGAATCAAATGCCTCTTTGCAAATCAACAAAATTTAAGGCTTGCGTCATATTTTCTGGTAGGGACGATACATACCGGGGATCTGTCTGTTGTACCATAACGTCTGGAGGGAATTCTCTCACTTATTGTAATAAAAAAGTAGAAGTATTTTTCGTGTGGCATCTGTACACATTCGAGGTTGAGGTTCAAACAGAGGAGGTCACTTCCACCGAGCTTGTCTTTGAGTTCGACATCAACTATAAGCAGTCGTCGTACAATTTCAAAAGATTGAAGATAAAAGAATGTGGAATATTCCAACTCACAGACAGTGGCGTCCTTGGGCACAGCCAACTGAAACCTGAACCTAGGGCCCCCACTCTTTTATGGGCCCCACTCTTTCATGAcccctatttttttttaaaaagaaagctatgtaactaa